A region of Thermococcus barossii DNA encodes the following proteins:
- a CDS encoding MFS transporter — protein sequence MPLQNYRGFSRDAWLLVAYSFISWMGGNIAWFIFPFYLKSLGFSYTDIGIVFSLSTIAQASVLLFSGPLGTKMGYKRAVLLGVLLMFLGRLVQVLYPTIALLTLGGVLIGIGMAFEGPSYMALLSGEVSDEKRHYLFSLSSAMGTIGSAVGLIMAGFLPRYLPYREVFATVLVIIPIRFALVVLVKSVLAETEKRLELNRKLLLKIGRFAIPSALIGLGAGVTIPYMGLWFNQRFGTSLESIGWLFAFQQFIMGLGMFILPMIADRLGSVKTIVSFNGSASVLIAAMPFSPTFLIAAVVYTVRTILMNIVNPIWNSFMMGFFKKEERSTVMALSNLSWTATFGVGQYLGGRLFDFSLTWPFMITALLYTLSMIAFWGFFRDAETKGYKSSAA from the coding sequence ATGCCGCTGCAGAATTATAGGGGTTTCAGCAGGGATGCGTGGCTGCTCGTTGCGTACTCATTCATTTCCTGGATGGGGGGTAACATAGCGTGGTTTATCTTCCCGTTCTACCTGAAGTCCCTCGGCTTCAGCTACACGGACATCGGGATAGTGTTCTCCCTCTCAACTATCGCCCAGGCGAGCGTTCTTCTCTTTTCAGGCCCTCTCGGCACGAAAATGGGCTATAAGAGAGCGGTCCTTCTGGGCGTTTTACTGATGTTCCTTGGCAGGCTGGTTCAGGTGCTCTATCCCACGATAGCCCTTCTGACCCTTGGTGGCGTTCTCATAGGTATAGGTATGGCCTTTGAGGGCCCTTCCTACATGGCGCTGCTGAGCGGTGAGGTGAGCGACGAGAAGAGGCACTACCTCTTCAGCCTCTCCTCTGCAATGGGCACCATAGGCTCGGCCGTCGGACTCATCATGGCCGGTTTCCTGCCCAGGTACCTCCCGTACAGGGAGGTTTTTGCAACGGTTCTCGTAATAATACCCATCAGGTTTGCCTTAGTGGTGCTAGTTAAGTCGGTTCTTGCAGAAACGGAAAAGAGGCTCGAGCTGAACAGGAAGCTGCTCCTTAAGATAGGACGCTTTGCCATTCCAAGTGCCCTTATAGGCCTCGGCGCTGGGGTCACAATACCTTACATGGGGCTATGGTTCAACCAGCGCTTTGGCACGAGCCTTGAGAGCATAGGCTGGCTCTTCGCCTTCCAGCAGTTTATAATGGGGCTGGGGATGTTTATTCTGCCGATGATAGCCGACCGGCTGGGCAGCGTCAAGACGATAGTGTCCTTCAACGGAAGCGCCAGCGTTCTCATAGCGGCGATGCCGTTTTCTCCAACCTTCTTAATAGCAGCTGTGGTCTACACGGTCAGGACAATTCTGATGAACATAGTCAATCCAATCTGGAACTCGTTCATGATGGGCTTCTTCAAGAAGGAGGAGCGCTCGACTGTGATGGCTCTCAGCAACCTGTCCTGGACGGCTACATTTGGGGTTGGGCAGTACCTCGGCGGCAGGCTCTTCGACTTCTCCCTCACTTGGCCGTTCATGATAACCGCGCTGCTCTATACCCTGTCCATGATAGCATTCTGGGGCTTCTTCCGGGACGCGGAGACAAAAGGTTATAAGTCCTCAGCCGCCTAA